From Bacteroidota bacterium, the proteins below share one genomic window:
- a CDS encoding CvpA family protein has translation MNLLDLLLALILLIGLVKGFINGFIYELAVVASFFWGSTGWRLADTVAPKVASMLDTSPTTTHYIAFFLVFLAVSVGDLLPAKLLEGLIGIAALGIFNKLLGALFGFGKYLLITSVALYFFHKADAKFHWLKADTKAESVLYYRVLKVAPALWK, from the coding sequence ATGAACCTGCTCGATCTCCTCCTCGCCCTCATCCTGCTCATCGGACTGGTGAAGGGGTTCATCAACGGTTTCATTTATGAGCTGGCGGTGGTGGCGAGTTTTTTCTGGGGATCTACGGGCTGGCGACTGGCGGATACGGTGGCTCCGAAAGTCGCGTCGATGCTGGACACTTCCCCGACCACGACGCATTACATCGCATTCTTCCTGGTATTCCTGGCGGTATCGGTGGGGGATCTTCTTCCGGCGAAGTTGCTGGAAGGACTGATCGGCATCGCGGCGCTGGGGATCTTCAACAAACTACTCGGCGCCCTGTTCGGCTTCGGCAAGTACCTGCTCATCACCAGCGTGGCCCTCTACTTTTTTCACAAGGCCGATGCAAAGTTCCACTGGCTCAAAGCGGACACTAAGGCGGAGTCGGTCTTGTATTATCGGGTGTTGAAGGTAGCGCCGGCGCTGTGGAAGTAG
- a CDS encoding TerB family tellurite resistance protein, giving the protein MSAFNKWIFGGLGWALGGPIGGILGFALGAITEETGKTYKAEPQRMLPNDFSAALLVLCAAVMKADQKVMRSELEFVRQFFTRQFGEQITQDRMLLFREILKQEIAIGAVCGQVRQMVDPPSRLQLLHLLFGLAASDGQVSKPELTVLEQIAHLIGIAEKDLQSIRAMFVSDPDAAYRILEIERGVSDDEVKKAYRRMAMKYHPDKVHHLGPEYQKDAQEKFKKINEAYEEVKRERGMK; this is encoded by the coding sequence ATGAGCGCATTCAACAAATGGATCTTCGGCGGGCTCGGCTGGGCCCTGGGCGGACCGATCGGCGGCATCCTCGGCTTCGCGCTCGGCGCGATCACCGAAGAGACGGGCAAGACCTACAAGGCCGAGCCGCAGCGCATGCTGCCCAACGATTTCTCCGCCGCCCTGCTCGTGCTCTGCGCCGCGGTGATGAAAGCCGACCAGAAGGTGATGCGTTCGGAGCTGGAGTTCGTGCGGCAGTTCTTCACCCGGCAGTTCGGCGAACAGATCACGCAGGACCGCATGTTGCTTTTCCGGGAGATCCTCAAGCAGGAGATCGCCATCGGGGCGGTCTGCGGACAGGTACGACAAATGGTGGACCCGCCCTCGCGCCTGCAGTTGCTGCACCTGCTCTTCGGACTGGCGGCCTCCGACGGACAGGTCTCCAAGCCGGAACTCACGGTGCTTGAACAGATCGCGCACCTGATCGGCATCGCGGAAAAAGACCTGCAGAGCATCCGCGCCATGTTCGTCTCCGATCCCGACGCGGCCTACCGCATCCTCGAAATCGAACGCGGCGTGAGCGACGACGAAGTGAAGAAAGCCTACCGCCGCATGGCGATGAAATACCATCCCGACAAAGTCCACCACCTCGGTCCCGAGTACCAGAAAGACGCCCAGGAAAAGTTCAAGAAGATCAACGAGGCGTATGAGGAGGTGAAGCGGGAGCGGGGGATGAAGTGA